A single region of the Prochlorococcus marinus str. MIT 0917 genome encodes:
- a CDS encoding GIY-YIG nuclease family protein — translation MIKLNRQYDLFNNNDLDFSAKDPLQDIYIDKKIIMEWQEKIINHQSPIFKYGYRDVNQSSLFESSSEELNELFNPIDLTPLPLSFWRWPKAMHEGPAVYFVMDKIIDSDQNIILYIGETISAEKRWKGEHDCKNYLSNYSDSLNKANMSTKLNIRFWLDVPSKTKERRKLEQKLIQAWLPPFNKETREIWATPFTSQIN, via the coding sequence ATGATAAAATTAAACCGTCAATATGATTTATTTAATAATAATGATTTAGATTTTTCAGCAAAAGATCCTCTTCAAGATATATACATTGACAAGAAAATAATTATGGAATGGCAAGAAAAAATCATTAACCATCAATCTCCTATTTTCAAATACGGTTATAGAGATGTAAATCAATCTTCACTATTTGAATCTAGCTCAGAAGAGTTAAACGAACTTTTCAATCCAATTGATCTTACTCCTTTACCTTTAAGTTTTTGGAGATGGCCAAAAGCAATGCATGAAGGACCTGCGGTTTATTTTGTAATGGATAAAATTATTGATTCAGATCAAAATATAATTTTATATATCGGAGAAACAATTTCCGCAGAGAAAAGGTGGAAAGGGGAACATGACTGTAAAAATTATCTTTCCAATTATTCCGATTCTCTCAATAAAGCAAATATGTCAACCAAATTAAATATTCGTTTTTGGCTCGATGTTCCAAGTAAAACCAAGGAGAGAAGAAAATTAGAACAAAAGCTTATTCAAGCTTGGCTTCCACCATTTAATAAAGAGACAAGGGAAATATGGGCAACGCCATTTACTTCTCAAATCAATTAA
- the plsY gene encoding glycerol-3-phosphate 1-O-acyltransferase PlsY — protein sequence MNLLILLLGYLFGSFPSGYLAGRITKGIDIRSLGSGSTGATNVLRQIGKRAAITVFTLDVLKGVISILIAKYFLLNDTWQVAIGLSTLIGHIWPVWLNWKGGKAVATGLGVFLGLSWQVGLATLGIFIAIITIFRIVSLASVSAALALPLIMFLSFKTSNFSLPFLIISLLAMALVIWRHRENIARLIKGKEPRIGQNQEIK from the coding sequence TTGAATCTATTAATTCTACTTTTAGGATATTTATTTGGATCTTTTCCTAGTGGTTATCTAGCTGGAAGAATTACCAAAGGAATTGATATTCGTTCATTAGGTTCTGGCTCCACAGGAGCAACAAATGTATTAAGACAGATTGGAAAGCGCGCAGCAATTACAGTCTTTACACTAGATGTTTTAAAAGGAGTTATATCTATTTTAATAGCAAAATATTTTCTACTAAATGATACATGGCAAGTAGCCATAGGCCTATCAACTTTAATTGGCCACATTTGGCCTGTCTGGCTTAATTGGAAAGGTGGTAAAGCTGTAGCGACAGGATTGGGGGTATTTCTTGGCCTTTCATGGCAAGTTGGACTTGCCACACTAGGCATCTTCATAGCAATAATTACAATATTCAGAATAGTTTCACTTGCTAGTGTTAGTGCAGCTTTAGCTCTACCTTTAATAATGTTTTTAAGCTTTAAAACTTCAAATTTTTCTTTACCATTTTTAATTATATCACTATTAGCCATGGCTTTAGTAATTTGGCGACATAGAGAAAATATAGCCAGACTAATTAAAGGTAAGGAGCCAAGAATTGGGCAAAACCAAGAAATTAAATAA
- a CDS encoding MlaE family ABC transporter permease: MNYSPRWLRRFFSSLLIGGQAIASIAKGKINKSDLIDQLMEAGPGSFLIVLITGIAAGTVFNIQVAAELSKQGLGSAVGGLLAIGMAREIAPLLTATLLTGKVATAYAAQIGTMKVTEQIDAITMLQTDPVEYLVVPRLCAMVLMAPIQCLLFFSIALFSGQFSSTILYQIPPSIFWNSVREWLITSDLPFMLVKALVFGLLISIIACGWGLTTRGGPKEVGSSTTGAVVMTLISVSLIDVLLTQVLFG; encoded by the coding sequence ATGAATTACTCACCTCGTTGGCTAAGAAGATTTTTTAGCAGCCTATTAATCGGAGGACAAGCAATTGCATCAATAGCCAAAGGGAAAATCAATAAATCAGATTTGATAGATCAATTAATGGAAGCCGGTCCAGGTAGCTTCCTTATCGTTCTAATTACAGGCATTGCAGCAGGGACCGTTTTCAATATTCAGGTCGCCGCAGAATTGAGTAAACAAGGATTAGGTTCAGCCGTTGGAGGACTTTTAGCAATTGGTATGGCAAGAGAGATAGCTCCTTTATTAACAGCAACTCTGCTAACTGGAAAAGTTGCAACTGCTTATGCTGCTCAAATAGGGACAATGAAAGTTACTGAGCAAATTGATGCTATTACGATGCTACAAACAGATCCAGTTGAATATCTAGTTGTTCCAAGGTTGTGCGCGATGGTATTAATGGCGCCAATTCAATGCTTACTATTTTTCTCCATAGCTTTATTTAGTGGCCAATTTAGCAGCACCATTCTCTATCAGATTCCACCAAGCATCTTTTGGAATTCGGTAAGAGAATGGCTCATAACATCTGATCTTCCCTTTATGCTGGTGAAAGCATTGGTATTTGGTCTCTTAATATCAATCATTGCTTGCGGATGGGGATTAACTACAAGAGGAGGACCAAAAGAAGTAGGATCAAGCACTACTGGAGCAGTAGTAATGACTCTGATAAGCGTTTCTTTGATAGATGTTTTGCTCACCCAAGTTCTTTTTGGATAA
- a CDS encoding leucyl aminopeptidase, with product MQISAVSKEINEWSGSVLIAGILEGTIESQINLFKTIIKDTFLSQRFIDSKFEGKKSQKLSIELIEGKIKKVIFVGLGKAETLRIDDLRQAASICTRQVSSHEKKLGIFFPWDAFDPSSAVCAVGEAVRLSSIKDLRFKSDSKETAPIDEVELIGLEPKITKSAIAEINPICEGVKFARELVSAPPNVLTPHQMAKEAEKLACDYNLDLKILDKKECEEQGMGAYLAVAKGSDLEPNFIHLKYSSKNAKHKVVLVGKGLTFDSGGYNLKVGASQIEKMKYDMGGSAAVLGTARAIAELKPINTEVHFIVAACENMINGSALHPGDIIKASNGKTIEVNNTDAEGRLTLADALVYACKLKPDAIVDLATLTGACVIALGDEIAGLWTDNDQLSEQLTKAASKAGEGIWRMPMQDSYKSGIKSSIADLQNTGPRPGGSITAALFLKEFVNSSIPWAHIDIAGTCWTEKDRDINPKGATGYGVRMLVNWIKELSLKAQ from the coding sequence ATGCAAATTTCAGCAGTCTCCAAAGAAATTAACGAATGGTCAGGATCAGTTCTTATTGCTGGGATTTTGGAGGGAACAATCGAAAGCCAAATTAATTTATTTAAGACAATAATAAAAGATACTTTTTTAAGCCAAAGGTTTATTGATTCAAAGTTCGAAGGCAAAAAAAGTCAGAAATTATCAATTGAGCTTATTGAAGGCAAAATAAAAAAAGTAATTTTTGTAGGCTTAGGCAAGGCCGAAACGCTTCGAATTGATGATCTAAGGCAGGCAGCTTCAATCTGTACTCGTCAAGTTTCAAGCCATGAGAAAAAATTAGGAATATTTTTTCCCTGGGATGCATTTGACCCTTCCTCAGCTGTATGCGCAGTTGGAGAAGCAGTTCGATTGTCATCTATTAAAGATCTTAGATTCAAATCAGACTCAAAAGAGACTGCTCCAATTGATGAAGTTGAATTGATAGGCTTGGAACCTAAAATCACTAAATCAGCCATTGCTGAAATAAATCCAATTTGCGAAGGAGTTAAATTTGCAAGAGAGCTTGTTTCAGCCCCCCCAAATGTTCTTACCCCACATCAAATGGCGAAAGAGGCTGAAAAATTAGCCTGTGATTATAATCTAGATTTAAAAATTCTTGACAAAAAAGAGTGCGAAGAGCAAGGAATGGGAGCTTACTTAGCGGTTGCTAAAGGATCAGATCTAGAGCCTAATTTTATACACTTAAAATATTCTTCAAAAAACGCAAAACACAAAGTCGTATTAGTCGGCAAAGGTTTAACTTTTGACTCTGGTGGATATAACTTAAAAGTAGGTGCTTCTCAAATTGAAAAAATGAAGTACGACATGGGAGGAAGTGCTGCTGTTCTTGGAACAGCAAGAGCAATCGCAGAACTTAAACCAATCAACACCGAGGTTCATTTTATTGTTGCTGCTTGCGAAAATATGATTAATGGTTCTGCATTGCATCCTGGAGATATCATCAAAGCCTCGAACGGAAAAACCATTGAAGTAAATAACACCGATGCAGAGGGAAGATTAACTTTAGCTGATGCTTTGGTTTATGCGTGCAAACTTAAGCCTGATGCCATTGTAGATCTAGCTACTCTTACTGGAGCTTGCGTGATTGCGTTAGGAGATGAGATAGCAGGGTTATGGACTGACAATGATCAACTATCTGAACAATTAACTAAAGCGGCAAGTAAAGCCGGAGAGGGTATCTGGAGGATGCCTATGCAAGATTCATACAAATCTGGAATTAAATCATCTATTGCCGATTTGCAAAACACAGGTCCTAGGCCAGGGGGATCAATTACTGCTGCATTGTTTCTAAAAGAATTTGTGAACTCAAGCATTCCATGGGCTCACATTGACATAGCAGGTACATGTTGGACTGAAAAAGATAGAGATATAAATCCAAAGGGTGCAACTGGTTATGGAGTAAGAATGTTAGTTAATTGGATAAAGGAATTGAGTCTTAAAGCACAATAA
- a CDS encoding MFS transporter, which produces MISYAMGDAGTGLAAIQLGTYLFLFFTCAAGIPAFIAGSLLMVSKLWDAINDPLIGWMSDHTRSRWGPRLPWMIGGAVPLGLCLAAMWWVPPGDIDVKTTYYVFAAIFLMTAYTAVNLPFAALSTELTENIAIRTRLNAARFTGSIIAGTTGLIVAAGFLSQGVEGYTSMGRVTGIIATFTTLIACWGLAPFAKKARKPTSQSEPFNQQLKRVLNNKLFTRIIALYLLLWCGLQLMQTVSLIYLEQVMLVPIEISKWIPIPFQISTLLGLQFWSFYSNKYGRISALFKGGKIWILACLLVMLMPPLTIGISINNLLSFGNIEGIKMLILLLIIILVGFGASTAYLIPWSLLPDAIDQDPEKPAGIYTAWMVFIQKIGIGLSVQFLGVLLSLSGYKSSTNCLSSLEDLDQPLTAIITIRLCMGLIPSFLVIAGLITMKPWQSLDFQSRSVSP; this is translated from the coding sequence ATGATCTCTTATGCAATGGGAGATGCTGGAACCGGATTAGCCGCAATACAGTTAGGTACTTATCTATTTCTTTTTTTCACTTGTGCTGCAGGAATTCCTGCTTTTATTGCAGGCTCCCTTCTCATGGTTTCAAAACTTTGGGATGCGATAAATGATCCTTTAATTGGATGGATGAGTGATCACACCAGATCAAGATGGGGGCCAAGGCTTCCATGGATGATTGGAGGTGCTGTTCCACTTGGCTTATGCCTTGCAGCAATGTGGTGGGTCCCTCCAGGAGACATAGATGTGAAAACAACTTATTACGTATTCGCTGCTATTTTCTTGATGACAGCTTACACAGCAGTAAATCTACCCTTTGCCGCATTATCTACCGAGCTAACTGAAAACATAGCCATTAGAACAAGACTCAATGCTGCAAGATTTACGGGTTCTATTATAGCTGGAACCACTGGATTAATAGTGGCTGCCGGCTTCTTATCTCAAGGAGTGGAAGGTTATACTTCAATGGGCAGAGTAACAGGAATTATTGCTACCTTTACTACATTAATTGCTTGCTGGGGACTCGCCCCATTTGCTAAAAAAGCTAGGAAGCCCACTTCTCAATCAGAACCTTTTAATCAGCAACTAAAAAGAGTTTTAAATAATAAACTTTTCACACGAATTATCGCTCTTTACTTGCTTCTTTGGTGCGGACTGCAATTAATGCAAACCGTTTCATTAATCTATCTTGAGCAAGTAATGCTTGTTCCAATAGAAATTTCAAAATGGATACCAATACCATTTCAAATTAGTACTCTATTAGGACTACAGTTTTGGAGCTTTTACTCCAATAAATACGGAAGGATATCAGCACTATTCAAAGGAGGTAAAATATGGATATTAGCTTGCCTTTTAGTTATGTTAATGCCCCCATTGACTATAGGGATAAGTATCAATAATTTATTATCTTTTGGCAATATTGAAGGAATAAAGATGCTAATTCTTTTATTAATAATTATTTTAGTGGGATTTGGAGCTTCAACAGCATATCTAATTCCGTGGTCTTTACTTCCTGATGCTATTGATCAAGATCCCGAAAAACCTGCAGGAATATATACAGCATGGATGGTCTTTATTCAGAAAATTGGTATTGGTTTAAGCGTTCAATTTTTGGGTGTTCTTTTATCTTTATCAGGATATAAATCATCGACTAATTGCTTATCAAGTTTAGAAGACTTAGATCAACCTCTAACAGCAATTATTACTATTAGATTATGCATGGGATTAATACCTTCTTTTCTCGTAATTGCTGGTTTAATAACTATGAAACCCTGGCAAAGTTTAGATTTCCAATCTAGAAGCGTAAGCCCGTAA
- the tyrS gene encoding tyrosine--tRNA ligase, translating to MLNKFNELPDWISRGLDDLFPYDNSEDTDQSFQKRLELASTEGNPLRVKLGIDPTGTDIHIGHSILFRKLRAFQDAGHTAVLIIGDFTARIGDPTGKSKTRIQLSKDEVEANALNYLEQLGLGKEPKDSLLDFTTPSRLEIRRNSEWLENLNLSKVIELLSNSTVCQMLAKEDFSNRYKSGTPISLHEFLYPLLQGYDSVAINSDLELGGTDQKFNIAMGRDLQRAFGQKPQFGMLLPILVGLDGTQKMSKSLDNIVGINEDSLSMYSKLEKVPDNLVFSYLNLLTNENLKELSANPREVQKFMALKITSNFKGIEAAQKAQSNSEKLVLGTQESLEEIPEASLSNVNFPAKAFYLFSKMEMCSSSSEARRQILGGGVRIDGKKIIDPNLEFDTPDDLIGKILQVGKKKFLRVLN from the coding sequence ATGTTAAATAAATTCAATGAATTACCTGATTGGATCTCTAGAGGTTTAGATGATCTTTTCCCTTATGATAATTCAGAAGATACAGATCAAAGTTTTCAAAAAAGATTAGAACTTGCCTCTACAGAAGGAAATCCTTTACGTGTAAAACTTGGAATTGATCCAACAGGGACTGATATTCATATAGGTCATAGTATTCTTTTTAGGAAATTAAGAGCTTTCCAAGATGCTGGACATACAGCAGTACTAATAATAGGAGATTTTACAGCAAGGATTGGAGACCCAACTGGAAAAAGTAAAACTAGAATTCAGCTTTCAAAAGATGAAGTTGAAGCAAATGCATTGAATTATCTTGAACAATTAGGCTTAGGTAAAGAACCCAAAGATTCATTACTTGATTTTACAACACCTAGTCGTTTAGAGATAAGAAGAAATAGTGAGTGGCTTGAAAATCTTAATTTGTCTAAAGTTATAGAACTTTTGTCAAATTCAACAGTTTGTCAAATGCTGGCTAAAGAAGATTTTAGTAATCGATATAAATCTGGCACTCCCATATCTCTTCATGAATTTCTCTATCCACTTCTTCAAGGATATGATTCAGTTGCAATCAATTCTGATTTAGAACTTGGTGGTACAGATCAGAAATTTAATATTGCTATGGGACGAGATTTGCAAAGAGCTTTTGGACAGAAACCCCAATTTGGAATGCTATTACCTATTTTGGTTGGGTTAGATGGAACACAAAAAATGAGTAAAAGCTTAGACAATATTGTAGGCATAAATGAAGATTCATTATCTATGTATTCAAAATTAGAAAAGGTTCCAGATAATTTAGTTTTTAGTTATTTAAATTTACTAACTAATGAAAACTTAAAAGAATTAAGTGCAAATCCAAGAGAAGTTCAAAAATTCATGGCCTTAAAAATAACATCTAATTTTAAAGGAATTGAGGCTGCCCAAAAAGCTCAGTCTAATTCTGAAAAATTAGTTTTAGGTACTCAAGAATCTCTTGAGGAAATTCCAGAAGCCTCGCTTTCTAATGTGAATTTTCCAGCTAAAGCATTTTATTTGTTTAGTAAAATGGAAATGTGTTCAAGTAGTAGTGAAGCAAGAAGACAAATTCTTGGAGGAGGAGTAAGAATTGATGGAAAAAAAATTATTGATCCTAATTTAGAGTTTGATACTCCAGATGATCTCATAGGAAAAATATTGCAGGTAGGAAAGAAAAAATTTCTTCGTGTTTTAAATTGA
- a CDS encoding DUF1825 family protein yields MSFFESEIVQEEAKKLFTDYQNLMKLGSDYGKFDREGKVMFIDSMENLMERYKVFMKRFELSEDFQAKMTVEQLKTQLSQFGITPDQMFDQMNKTLVRMKSELDK; encoded by the coding sequence ATGAGTTTTTTCGAGTCCGAAATTGTTCAGGAAGAGGCAAAAAAACTTTTCACTGATTATCAGAATCTGATGAAATTAGGCTCTGATTATGGAAAATTTGATAGAGAAGGGAAAGTAATGTTTATTGATAGTATGGAGAATTTAATGGAGAGGTATAAAGTATTTATGAAACGATTTGAACTTTCAGAAGATTTTCAGGCGAAAATGACTGTAGAGCAGTTAAAGACCCAATTGAGTCAATTTGGGATTACTCCTGATCAAATGTTTGATCAGATGAATAAAACATTGGTAAGAATGAAATCAGAATTGGATAAATGA
- a CDS encoding glycogen debranching protein, whose protein sequence is MGKVKVGSAWPLGSSITLDGVNFSIAAPHATNVELLIFQDQDDEFAKETISLDEKNRSGDYWHVEIEGLTEGTLYGYKISIEGQISAKEHIVLDPCARAITGWVNYIRNQKEKVNKGYANCLKGVVTKRDYFDFKSHPRPKHSWNKTIIYELHVGGFTKSNYSNISESKKGTFRGLIEKIPYLKSIGITTIELLPVFAFDSNDAPEGLVNYWGYSPINWFTPHQGFVDSCNPLEARKQFKKFVEVCHDNELEVLIDVVYNHTTEGNQNGPSISWKIFGPKTYYHQDEKENYQDVSGCGNSIAANRPLVRKLILESLRCWAIELGVDGFRFDLGIALSRGENLIPLDKPPLFEEIEADPKLSDVKLISEPWDCGGLYKLGDFPAKEFRTWNGYFRDDIRRFWKGEKGTIWPLKDRLIGNKSLYKDNNLANIFSINFITSHDGFTLKDLVSFNKKHNLANGENNRDGENNNNSCNYGVEGPTTNKEINNLRQKQQRNLLATLLLSPGIPMVLMGDEVGRSQGGNNNTWCQDNPLGWMDWNQKNWDHDLKEFVLKLISLRKQLPEFFSPDSIYDCQKDNTKAKTSHFWIQWHGIKVNKPDWGDWSHTLGFSINKNNEGSAIWLGLNAYKESMLFDLPTPISPWKKYIDTSILKTKNVSKKPLANQSNVQIESNSLVLMVSSEYSKKIKL, encoded by the coding sequence TTGGGAAAAGTAAAAGTTGGTTCAGCATGGCCTTTGGGTAGCTCAATTACTCTTGATGGGGTTAATTTCTCTATAGCAGCACCACATGCAACAAATGTAGAATTACTAATATTCCAGGATCAAGATGACGAGTTCGCAAAAGAAACAATATCCTTAGATGAGAAAAATAGGTCTGGGGATTATTGGCACGTTGAAATAGAGGGATTAACTGAAGGAACGTTATATGGCTATAAAATATCAATTGAGGGGCAAATATCTGCCAAGGAACATATTGTTTTAGATCCATGTGCCAGAGCAATTACAGGGTGGGTAAATTACATAAGGAATCAAAAAGAGAAAGTAAATAAAGGTTATGCTAATTGCCTAAAGGGAGTAGTAACTAAAAGAGACTATTTTGATTTCAAATCTCACCCAAGGCCTAAACATTCATGGAATAAAACAATTATTTATGAATTACATGTTGGCGGCTTTACTAAAAGTAATTATTCAAATATTAGCGAAAGTAAAAAAGGGACATTTAGAGGTTTAATTGAAAAGATACCTTATCTTAAAAGCATTGGCATTACAACTATTGAATTACTTCCGGTATTCGCTTTCGATTCTAATGATGCCCCTGAAGGACTAGTTAACTATTGGGGTTATAGCCCTATCAATTGGTTTACACCACATCAAGGTTTTGTAGATAGTTGTAATCCATTAGAAGCAAGGAAACAATTCAAAAAGTTTGTAGAAGTTTGCCATGATAATGAGCTAGAAGTATTAATCGATGTTGTTTATAATCACACAACAGAAGGTAATCAAAATGGTCCAAGTATAAGTTGGAAAATTTTTGGTCCTAAAACTTACTACCATCAAGATGAAAAGGAAAATTATCAAGATGTGAGTGGATGTGGAAATAGTATTGCCGCTAATCGTCCTTTAGTTAGAAAATTAATATTAGAATCATTGCGGTGTTGGGCAATTGAATTAGGAGTTGATGGATTTCGTTTTGACTTAGGTATTGCTTTGAGTAGAGGCGAAAATTTAATTCCTTTAGACAAACCTCCCTTATTTGAAGAAATAGAAGCAGATCCTAAACTAAGTGATGTTAAATTAATCAGTGAGCCCTGGGATTGTGGCGGTCTTTACAAACTAGGTGATTTTCCAGCGAAAGAATTCAGAACATGGAATGGTTATTTTAGAGATGATATTAGAAGATTTTGGAAAGGGGAAAAAGGAACAATATGGCCACTTAAAGATAGATTAATAGGGAATAAATCACTATATAAAGATAATAATTTAGCAAATATATTTAGTATTAATTTCATCACTTCTCATGATGGATTCACATTAAAAGATCTAGTAAGCTTTAACAAAAAGCATAACCTTGCAAACGGCGAAAACAATAGAGATGGGGAGAACAATAATAATAGTTGTAATTACGGAGTTGAAGGACCAACTACTAATAAAGAAATAAATAATTTGAGGCAAAAACAACAAAGAAATCTTCTTGCAACACTCCTTTTATCTCCTGGAATACCGATGGTTTTAATGGGAGACGAAGTAGGTAGAAGCCAAGGAGGCAATAACAACACATGGTGTCAAGACAACCCTCTTGGATGGATGGATTGGAATCAAAAGAATTGGGATCATGACTTAAAAGAATTTGTATTAAAGCTGATATCTCTAAGGAAACAACTACCTGAGTTTTTCAGCCCTGATAGTATTTATGATTGTCAAAAAGATAATACCAAGGCCAAAACATCGCATTTTTGGATTCAGTGGCATGGCATTAAAGTTAATAAACCTGACTGGGGTGACTGGTCACATACTCTTGGATTTAGCATTAACAAAAACAATGAAGGCTCAGCAATTTGGCTTGGCTTAAATGCTTACAAAGAATCAATGCTTTTTGACTTGCCAACCCCAATTTCTCCTTGGAAGAAATACATTGATACTTCTATTTTGAAAACTAAAAACGTCTCTAAAAAACCTTTAGCGAATCAATCAAATGTTCAGATTGAAAGTAACAGTCTTGTGCTGATGGTCTCCAGCGAGTATTCAAAAAAAATTAAGCTATGA
- a CDS encoding DUF3119 family protein produces MSSENLLDKDGVILSPSYRLPIFIIFVGLLFLITPFHPWPTIVISSFGFFLLLQSFTLKLKFTKDDLIVIQLGNELRRFPFKNWIAWKIILPKLPGFLYFREEASPHLLPILFEVNSLRKQLKLKVKDLEIQKEVD; encoded by the coding sequence ATGTCTTCTGAAAATCTTCTCGACAAAGATGGTGTGATTTTATCGCCTTCTTATCGTTTACCCATCTTTATAATATTTGTAGGCTTATTATTTTTGATAACACCGTTTCATCCATGGCCAACGATAGTAATTAGCAGTTTCGGTTTTTTCCTACTACTTCAATCTTTTACTTTAAAACTAAAATTTACTAAGGACGATTTAATTGTGATACAACTTGGCAATGAACTAAGAAGATTTCCTTTTAAGAATTGGATTGCATGGAAAATTATATTACCAAAATTGCCAGGTTTTCTTTATTTTAGAGAAGAAGCTAGCCCACATCTATTGCCAATACTTTTTGAGGTCAACTCATTGAGAAAACAGCTAAAGTTAAAGGTCAAGGATTTAGAAATACAAAAAGAAGTAGACTAA
- a CDS encoding DUF3086 domain-containing protein — protein METEENLSKEKQNSEQNISVKNASSLKNTPPKPLEKEIKSKSVISPANDQKISNSQSKAFIDLALKDLQHSREQLEKELEELSKKKEQIDTELKSSFTGQSDAIARKVKGFQEYLTGALQDLAQSAEQLELVVPPVIVKPSPLDENKKAEPSKEPEVIHAVSDTFKPDESLIRRCFSQFLEQPDFYAEPWKLRRSLESIDIEMLEDWFFSMGGRGAQPSRGSRPKNALVAAGIIAILGELYGEQFQTLVLASQPERLGEWRRCLQDSLGLNREDFGPNSGIVLFERSDGLVERADRLEERGELPLIIIDAAEINVEIPILQFPIWLAFAGSPNEIYEEDGLI, from the coding sequence ATGGAAACCGAAGAGAATCTATCTAAAGAAAAACAAAATTCAGAACAGAATATTTCTGTGAAAAATGCTTCTTCATTAAAAAATACACCCCCAAAGCCTCTCGAGAAGGAAATTAAATCAAAAAGTGTCATTAGTCCTGCAAACGATCAAAAAATCTCTAACTCACAGTCAAAGGCTTTCATTGATCTTGCTCTTAAAGATCTTCAGCATTCACGTGAGCAATTAGAAAAAGAATTAGAAGAACTTTCTAAAAAGAAAGAACAAATTGATACTGAACTTAAAAGCTCATTTACAGGTCAATCTGATGCAATCGCTAGGAAAGTTAAAGGCTTTCAAGAATATTTAACTGGTGCGTTACAAGACTTAGCTCAGTCGGCAGAGCAACTAGAACTTGTTGTACCTCCTGTAATAGTGAAGCCATCACCACTTGATGAAAATAAAAAAGCTGAGCCTTCTAAAGAGCCAGAAGTTATCCATGCTGTTTCTGATACTTTTAAACCTGACGAGAGTTTAATCAGAAGATGCTTTAGTCAATTTCTAGAGCAACCCGATTTCTATGCTGAGCCTTGGAAACTTAGAAGGAGTCTTGAATCCATTGATATAGAAATGCTCGAAGATTGGTTCTTCAGCATGGGAGGAAGAGGAGCTCAGCCAAGTAGAGGGAGTAGGCCAAAAAATGCTTTAGTTGCCGCAGGGATTATTGCAATATTAGGTGAATTATACGGAGAACAATTTCAGACTTTGGTTTTAGCAAGTCAACCAGAGCGACTCGGAGAATGGAGACGATGTCTGCAAGATTCATTAGGACTTAACCGTGAGGATTTTGGACCAAATAGCGGGATAGTCCTTTTCGAGAGATCAGATGGACTAGTTGAAAGGGCAGATCGACTTGAAGAAAGAGGGGAGTTGCCTTTGATAATTATTGATGCGGCTGAAATTAATGTAGAGATTCCAATTCTTCAGTTTCCCATTTGGCTAGCTTTTGCAGGAAGTCCCAATGAAATTTACGAAGAAGATGGATTAATATAA
- the pyrF gene encoding orotidine-5'-phosphate decarboxylase: MKNIDNPSEKIIIALDGMDKNNVFNLLEKIPEIIWVKVGLELFVSEGPDILSILRDKGKKIFLDLKFHDIPTTVARACFEASQTGAEFISLHTCAGIRALKMANEAAQEGAAKVNLMPPKLLGITILTSWTNESFASDLLINQSIDKRVKHLAEIASKSGLGGCVCSPREVQSLREVYPEAFELVTPGIRSLGSDVNDQSRVSDASEAIKMGASKLVIGRAITKSNDPAYIFKSFCDKVVI, encoded by the coding sequence ATGAAAAATATTGATAATCCAAGTGAAAAGATAATTATTGCCTTAGATGGTATGGATAAGAATAATGTTTTCAATCTACTGGAAAAAATACCTGAAATTATCTGGGTTAAAGTTGGCCTCGAATTGTTTGTTAGTGAAGGACCAGATATATTGTCAATATTAAGGGATAAGGGGAAAAAGATATTTTTAGATCTTAAATTTCATGATATTCCTACTACAGTTGCTAGAGCATGTTTCGAAGCATCACAAACGGGTGCTGAATTTATTTCTTTGCACACTTGCGCAGGAATAAGGGCTCTTAAGATGGCCAATGAAGCAGCACAGGAAGGAGCCGCTAAAGTTAATTTAATGCCGCCAAAATTATTGGGAATTACAATCTTGACTAGTTGGACTAACGAAAGTTTCGCTAGCGATCTATTGATTAATCAATCTATTGATAAACGTGTTAAGCACCTAGCAGAGATTGCTTCGAAGTCTGGCTTGGGAGGATGTGTCTGCAGTCCTAGAGAGGTTCAATCTCTTCGTGAGGTTTATCCTGAGGCCTTTGAGCTGGTAACACCTGGAATACGCTCATTGGGTTCAGATGTCAACGATCAATCCAGGGTCTCTGATGCGTCCGAAGCTATCAAGATGGGAGCTTCAAAATTAGTTATTGGTAGAGCAATAACTAAATCAAACGATCCTGCATATATATTCAAAAGTTTTTGTGATAAAGTTGTTATTTAA